From a region of the Tenggerimyces flavus genome:
- the abc-f gene encoding ribosomal protection-like ABC-F family protein — MPAAVAQLSVRDVTKSYGTRTILDQVSFTVRPGEKVAVIGENGSGKSTLLRLLAAAEAPDAGEITVSFPGGTGHLAQTLDLDPRCTVQDAVDLALADLRDLECRLRRAEERLGEASEEELVAYGELLIAFEERGGYEADVRVEAAMHGLGLGGITRDRQLETLSGGEQSRLALACVLAAAPELLLLDEPTNHLDAAAMHWLEEQLRAHRGTVVAVTHDRGFLERIATAILEVDRDARTVHRYGEGWAGYRAAKAAARRRAEQEYADWLEEVASTEELVAAAGKRLATTGKDPGQGFGKHRRSHENKLGGQVRSARERFAHLRRHPVPAPPEPLRFTAALSSAGGTRPSERPLAELDDVRVGSRLRLDGQLAIAPGQRLLVTGANGAGKTTLVRVLAGDLEPDAGTVRRPARIGYLAQELPAQSTRLPLLAAFAVGLPGLPDEYTDRLLALGLFRPEDLHVPVAALSAGQQRRLQVARLVTRPVDLLVLDEPTNHLALDLVEDLEGALAAYPGAVVAVSHDRAFRERFAGERLELSGGRRC, encoded by the coding sequence ATGCCCGCTGCCGTGGCGCAGCTGTCCGTCAGGGACGTCACCAAGTCCTACGGCACTCGAACCATCCTCGACCAGGTCAGCTTCACCGTCCGTCCCGGCGAGAAGGTCGCTGTCATCGGCGAGAACGGCTCCGGCAAGTCCACCTTGCTGCGACTGCTCGCAGCGGCCGAGGCGCCGGATGCCGGCGAGATCACGGTCAGCTTCCCCGGCGGCACCGGCCACCTGGCCCAGACCCTCGACCTCGACCCGCGCTGCACCGTGCAGGACGCGGTCGACCTCGCTCTCGCCGACCTGCGCGACCTGGAATGCCGGTTGCGCAGAGCGGAGGAGCGTCTCGGCGAGGCCTCGGAAGAGGAGCTCGTCGCGTACGGCGAGCTGCTGATCGCGTTCGAGGAGCGTGGCGGCTACGAAGCGGACGTCCGCGTGGAAGCCGCCATGCACGGGCTCGGGCTCGGCGGGATCACCAGGGACCGCCAGCTCGAAACGCTCTCCGGTGGCGAGCAGTCGCGGCTCGCGCTCGCCTGCGTGCTGGCCGCCGCTCCCGAGCTCCTCCTCCTCGACGAGCCGACGAATCATCTCGACGCGGCGGCCATGCACTGGCTCGAGGAGCAACTGCGCGCCCACCGTGGCACCGTCGTCGCGGTCACCCACGACCGCGGGTTCCTGGAACGCATCGCCACCGCGATCCTCGAGGTCGACCGGGATGCGCGCACGGTGCACCGGTACGGCGAAGGATGGGCCGGCTACCGCGCCGCGAAGGCCGCCGCCCGACGCCGGGCGGAGCAGGAGTACGCGGACTGGCTGGAGGAGGTGGCCAGTACCGAGGAACTGGTCGCGGCCGCCGGGAAGAGGCTCGCCACCACGGGCAAGGACCCGGGGCAGGGCTTCGGCAAGCACCGCCGGTCGCATGAGAACAAGCTCGGCGGGCAGGTGCGATCCGCCCGGGAACGGTTTGCTCACCTGCGGCGACACCCGGTGCCGGCTCCACCCGAACCGCTGCGCTTCACAGCAGCGTTGTCGTCGGCGGGCGGGACCCGTCCCTCGGAGCGCCCACTCGCGGAGCTCGACGACGTACGCGTCGGCTCGCGGCTGCGGCTGGACGGACAACTGGCGATCGCGCCCGGGCAGCGGCTGCTGGTGACAGGCGCGAACGGGGCGGGCAAGACGACGCTGGTGCGGGTTCTGGCGGGCGATCTGGAGCCGGACGCGGGAACCGTACGCCGCCCGGCTCGGATCGGCTACCTGGCGCAGGAGCTGCCCGCGCAGTCCACGCGTCTTCCGCTGCTCGCCGCCTTCGCGGTCGGACTGCCCGGGTTGCCGGACGAGTACACCGATCGCCTGCTGGCGCTGGGGTTGTTCCGTCCGGAGGATCTGCACGTGCCGGTCGCGGCGCTGTCCGCGGGACAGCAACGGCGCTTGCAGGTCGCGAGGCTGGTGACCAGGCCCGTGGACCTTCTCGTCCTCGACGAGCCGACGAACCACCTCGCACTCGACCTGGTCGAGGACCTGGAGGGGGCGCTCGCGGCCTACCCCGGCGCGGTGGTCGCGGTGTCGCACGATCGCGCCTTCCGCGAGCGCTTCGCAGGTGAGCGGCTGGAACTGAGCGGCGGCCGCCGGTGCTGA
- a CDS encoding serine hydrolase domain-containing protein, translated as MINGTSAENFRKVNQAFEANFQADKELGASLAVYHHGRQVVDLWGGYADLRRSKPWERDTLTIIASTTKAMAAIAALLLVDRGSLDLDATVASYWPEFAAEGKGDITLRQLLSHQSGVISLERSPLTAETLIAGTPIVEAIAAVRPEWTPGTAHGYHALTIGHALSEIVRRQTGLTVGQFFATEIAGPYGIDAFIGLPEKELGRLSDISAPDPGALTLGKDVEDLADLFAALNDPTSAAYRATAGSIGVSFEAVNDHRFAIAESPSADGTASAAALAKLFALLVSDVDGKRLLSRAIVDEARTPHASGKDQVLCVRTDWGLGFMLPGGPMFRVPQKGTFGHGGSTGSFAFADPEHELAFAYVPNRMSELLEGSDQRAWSLVDATYASLEG; from the coding sequence ATGATCAACGGAACCAGCGCCGAGAACTTCCGGAAGGTCAACCAGGCGTTCGAGGCGAACTTTCAAGCCGACAAGGAGCTCGGCGCCAGCCTCGCCGTCTACCACCACGGCCGGCAGGTGGTCGATCTGTGGGGCGGCTACGCCGATCTGCGACGCTCCAAGCCTTGGGAACGCGACACGCTCACGATCATCGCGTCCACCACGAAGGCGATGGCAGCGATCGCCGCGCTGCTCCTCGTGGACCGCGGGTCGCTCGACCTCGACGCGACGGTCGCGAGCTACTGGCCAGAGTTCGCCGCCGAAGGCAAGGGCGACATCACACTTCGCCAGCTGCTGAGCCACCAGTCCGGGGTGATCTCGTTGGAGAGGTCACCGCTGACGGCCGAGACGCTGATCGCCGGAACACCGATCGTGGAAGCTATCGCCGCCGTGCGGCCGGAGTGGACGCCCGGCACCGCACACGGATACCACGCCCTGACGATCGGCCACGCGCTCAGCGAGATCGTCCGCCGCCAGACCGGACTCACCGTCGGTCAGTTCTTCGCGACGGAGATCGCGGGACCGTACGGCATCGACGCGTTCATCGGCCTGCCCGAGAAGGAGCTCGGCCGGCTGTCCGACATCTCCGCCCCCGACCCCGGCGCGCTGACGCTGGGCAAGGACGTCGAGGACCTGGCCGACCTGTTCGCAGCGTTGAACGATCCGACCTCGGCCGCCTACCGCGCGACGGCCGGCAGCATCGGAGTCAGCTTCGAGGCGGTCAACGACCACCGGTTCGCGATCGCCGAGAGCCCCTCCGCCGACGGCACCGCCAGCGCGGCGGCACTCGCCAAGCTGTTCGCGCTGCTCGTCAGCGACGTCGATGGCAAGCGGCTGCTCTCCCGCGCGATCGTCGACGAGGCCCGCACGCCCCACGCCAGCGGCAAGGACCAGGTGCTGTGCGTGCGGACGGACTGGGGTCTGGGCTTCATGCTTCCGGGCGGCCCGATGTTCCGCGTCCCCCAGAAGGGCACCTTCGGCCACGGCGGCTCCACCGGCTCGTTCGCGTTCGCCGATCCCGAGCACGAGCTGGCCTTCGCGTATGTCCCGAACCGCATGTCGGAGCTGCTCGAAGGCAGCGACCAACGCGCCTGGAGTCTCGTCGACGCGACCTACGCGAGTCTCGAGGGCTAG
- a CDS encoding TetR/AcrR family transcriptional regulator, whose product MAAVAEDTPTRIRSVAVELFGTRSYRGTSMREIAEGVGITKASLYYHFRSKAEILESLLGPLLDQLDQVLAEAARRRGLAAVRKHLLEGSADALLSNRRVLGLLFRDASVYGDEGLVLGYRVIAWMEEAQKLLAGPRAGWRERIRATQALSAVADPVSLFPDVPDADLRAELLRGANELLQD is encoded by the coding sequence ATGGCGGCTGTGGCAGAGGACACACCGACCCGGATCCGTTCCGTGGCGGTGGAGCTGTTTGGTACGCGGAGCTATCGCGGGACGTCGATGCGGGAGATCGCGGAGGGCGTCGGCATCACGAAGGCGTCGCTCTACTACCACTTCCGGTCGAAGGCCGAGATTCTCGAGAGCCTGCTCGGACCGTTGCTGGACCAGCTCGACCAGGTGCTGGCCGAAGCCGCGCGACGCCGCGGGCTCGCGGCCGTACGCAAGCACCTGCTCGAGGGCTCTGCCGACGCGCTGCTCAGCAACAGGCGGGTCCTCGGGCTGCTGTTCCGCGACGCGTCGGTGTACGGGGACGAGGGCCTCGTCCTCGGGTACCGGGTGATCGCGTGGATGGAGGAGGCGCAGAAGCTGCTCGCCGGGCCGCGGGCCGGCTGGCGGGAACGCATCCGCGCGACGCAGGCACTGAGCGCCGTCGCGGATCCGGTCAGCCTGTTCCCCGACGTTCCCGACGCGGACCTCCGCGCCGAGCTCCTCCGCGGCGCCAACGAGCTGCTGCAGGACTAG
- a CDS encoding GNAT family N-acetyltransferase, with protein MHEYTIRQPRLEDADQLGEIHVRIWREAYAGLIVQRYLDELEPARSADRWRAMLAEKDDAIGRLVGLAGDEVVGFITVGPARDDDPPTPLELMAINVLASHHGTGLARRLVTEALGDREAYLWVVDGNERAMSFYRKFGFELDGGTKVDERLEATEHRMTRPRET; from the coding sequence GTGCACGAGTACACGATTCGGCAACCCAGGCTCGAAGACGCCGACCAGCTGGGCGAGATCCATGTGCGGATCTGGCGGGAGGCGTACGCCGGGCTGATCGTTCAGCGCTATCTCGACGAGCTCGAACCGGCGCGGTCGGCCGATCGCTGGCGGGCGATGCTCGCCGAGAAGGACGACGCCATAGGGCGTCTCGTGGGCCTGGCGGGCGACGAGGTCGTCGGCTTCATCACCGTCGGTCCCGCCCGTGACGACGACCCGCCGACGCCGCTGGAGCTGATGGCGATCAACGTGCTCGCCAGCCACCACGGCACCGGGCTCGCCCGCCGGCTGGTCACCGAGGCGCTCGGCGACCGCGAGGCCTACCTCTGGGTCGTCGACGGTAACGAACGCGCGATGAGCTTCTACCGCAAGTTCGGCTTCGAGCTGGACGGCGGCACGAAGGTCGACGAACGGCTCGAGGCGACCGAACACCGCATGACTCGCCCCCGCGAAACCTAG
- a CDS encoding SH3 domain-containing protein: MIRTTTATTAMFAATLVGLTVLAQPANAEVYKGEATASLNVRSFPTPAAELLSVLKKGTKVTIACKVEGPEVDGNRFWYRVQSGNTWRYAAARNIEDAGKSPHYCNLGPPDGQVTAKPSVKLRTTPSLDGAAAGSLKYGAKLNAICKVSGDEVGGNDRWYQLYDGRWLTARYVKNLNGIVPEFCR; this comes from the coding sequence ATGATCCGCACCACCACAGCCACCACCGCCATGTTCGCCGCCACTCTCGTCGGCCTCACCGTTCTCGCTCAGCCCGCGAATGCCGAGGTGTACAAGGGCGAAGCGACCGCCTCGTTGAACGTTCGCTCGTTCCCGACACCAGCCGCGGAGCTGCTCAGCGTCCTGAAGAAGGGCACCAAGGTCACGATCGCCTGTAAGGTCGAAGGCCCGGAGGTCGACGGCAACCGGTTCTGGTATCGCGTCCAGTCCGGCAACACCTGGCGCTACGCCGCCGCGCGCAACATCGAGGACGCCGGGAAGTCGCCGCACTACTGCAACCTCGGCCCGCCCGATGGTCAGGTCACCGCGAAGCCGTCGGTCAAGCTCCGCACCACGCCAAGCCTCGATGGAGCAGCGGCGGGCAGCCTGAAGTACGGCGCCAAGCTCAACGCGATCTGCAAGGTGTCGGGCGACGAGGTCGGCGGCAACGACCGCTGGTACCAGCTCTACGACGGCCGCTGGCTGACCGCGCGCTACGTCAAGAACCTCAACGGCATCGTCCCTGAGTTCTGCCGGTAG
- a CDS encoding type IV toxin-antitoxin system AbiEi family antitoxin domain-containing protein → MNPLHSTLEAIAAHQHGLFTRQQALAAGYDDAHVDRCVRELAWHRIRPDVFVERAVWTSADAVQRHLLMVRAVLLRLDAPAVVSHWSAAAAWGFALHQPNLARVHVTRTDLETSQLTVGLHEHAGQLTPGEFTLQDELPITSAARTVIDVARVGPYESAVVAADSAIRLGVLRAWLVHALDAVRDQSGSGAAGRVIAFADGRSESAGESLARVVFAELDLPAPALQAAVSLDEHDRCDFYFREHLTVAEFDGRSPYHRGLRDGEDPDIVVRRERRREAELLDLGYQVVRVTWSDLYPANRHALGERVQQAFDRASRKEAVA, encoded by the coding sequence ATGAACCCACTGCACTCGACCCTCGAGGCCATCGCCGCCCACCAGCACGGCCTGTTCACCCGCCAGCAGGCGCTCGCCGCCGGCTACGACGACGCTCACGTCGACCGGTGCGTACGAGAGCTGGCCTGGCACCGAATACGCCCTGACGTCTTCGTCGAGCGTGCCGTCTGGACCTCCGCTGACGCCGTCCAGCGGCACCTGCTGATGGTCAGGGCCGTCCTGCTGCGGCTCGATGCGCCGGCGGTGGTCAGCCACTGGTCCGCGGCCGCGGCCTGGGGGTTCGCCTTACACCAGCCCAACCTCGCGCGGGTCCACGTGACCCGGACCGACCTGGAGACGTCCCAGCTCACGGTGGGATTGCACGAGCACGCGGGCCAGTTGACGCCGGGCGAGTTCACGCTGCAGGACGAGCTGCCGATCACCTCGGCGGCCCGGACGGTCATCGACGTGGCACGCGTCGGCCCGTACGAGTCGGCCGTCGTCGCCGCGGACTCCGCGATCCGGCTCGGCGTGCTCCGGGCGTGGTTGGTCCATGCGCTCGACGCTGTGCGGGACCAGAGTGGTTCCGGGGCCGCCGGGCGGGTGATCGCGTTCGCGGACGGGCGATCGGAGTCGGCTGGGGAGTCGTTGGCCCGGGTCGTGTTCGCCGAGCTCGACCTGCCGGCTCCCGCCCTCCAGGCGGCGGTCTCCCTCGACGAGCATGACCGGTGCGACTTCTACTTCCGCGAGCACCTGACGGTCGCCGAGTTCGACGGGCGGTCGCCGTACCACCGCGGCCTCCGGGACGGCGAGGACCCCGACATCGTCGTGCGCCGCGAACGAAGACGCGAGGCCGAGCTGCTCGATCTGGGCTACCAGGTCGTACGCGTGACCTGGAGCGACCTGTATCCCGCCAACCGCCACGCCCTGGGCGAACGCGTCCAGCAGGCGTTCGACCGAGCCTCCCGAAAGGAAGCAGTCGCATGA
- a CDS encoding SigE family RNA polymerase sigma factor: protein MRSDEEEAFDAFVRNRMPELLRFGHMLTGSADAAADLVQDALERTLNSWSRLRQRDDPEGYVRRTMVNRNVSIWRKRRREYLTDEVPDRVEDADMKVPDQALQTALSSLPRKQRAVIVLRFAEDLSERQVAEMLGCSVGTVKSQTFKALAKLRDQLPNQEDATWTP, encoded by the coding sequence GTGCGGAGCGATGAGGAGGAGGCGTTCGATGCGTTCGTGCGGAACCGGATGCCCGAGCTGCTGCGGTTCGGTCACATGCTGACCGGCAGCGCCGACGCCGCGGCGGATCTGGTCCAGGACGCGCTCGAACGTACGCTGAACTCCTGGTCGCGGCTCCGGCAACGCGACGATCCCGAGGGCTACGTCCGGCGGACCATGGTCAACCGGAACGTCAGCATCTGGCGGAAGCGACGCCGCGAGTACCTCACCGACGAGGTGCCGGACCGGGTCGAGGACGCCGACATGAAGGTCCCCGACCAGGCCCTGCAGACCGCCTTGTCGTCGCTCCCGCGCAAGCAGCGCGCGGTGATCGTGCTGCGGTTCGCCGAGGACCTGTCCGAACGGCAGGTCGCGGAGATGCTCGGCTGCTCGGTCGGAACGGTGAAGAGTCAGACGTTCAAGGCTCTCGCGAAGCTGCGGGACCAACTGCCCAACCAGGAGGACGCCACGTGGACCCCCTAG
- a CDS encoding glucose-1-phosphate thymidylyltransferase, with the protein MRALILSGGSGTRLRPITHTSAKQLVPVANKPVLFYGLESVAEAGITEVGIVVGDTAEEIQDAVGDGSRFGLDVTYVSQDAPRGLAHAVMIARDFLGDEDFVMYLGDNFVIGGIADVVASFRKERPDASILLQHVPNPSAFGVASLDPDGRVVRLEEKPKDTESDLALVGVYLFTPVIHEAVRQLVPSARGEYEITDALQWLIDQGRDVASTVITGYWKDTGNVADMLEVNRSVLETLTPSTAGEVDAESELIGRVVLSPGASVVRSRIVGPAIIGAGTRIVDSYVGPFTSIQHDCRIVDSEIEYSIVLHDSSIEGVRRIEASLIGHHVEVTPSPRMPRAHRFVLGDHSKVQISS; encoded by the coding sequence ATGCGCGCGTTGATCCTGTCTGGCGGCTCCGGAACGAGGCTGCGGCCGATCACGCACACGTCGGCCAAACAGCTGGTCCCGGTAGCCAACAAACCCGTGCTCTTCTACGGCCTGGAATCGGTGGCCGAGGCGGGGATCACCGAGGTCGGGATCGTCGTGGGGGACACCGCCGAGGAGATCCAGGACGCGGTCGGGGACGGGTCGCGGTTCGGGCTGGATGTGACGTACGTCTCGCAGGACGCGCCGCGCGGGCTCGCGCACGCGGTGATGATCGCCCGCGACTTCCTCGGCGACGAGGACTTCGTCATGTACCTGGGGGACAACTTCGTCATCGGCGGCATCGCCGATGTGGTCGCGTCGTTCCGTAAGGAGCGGCCGGACGCGTCGATCCTGCTCCAGCACGTGCCGAACCCGTCCGCGTTCGGCGTGGCCTCGCTGGACCCCGACGGGCGGGTCGTGCGGCTGGAGGAGAAGCCGAAGGACACGGAGAGCGACCTCGCGTTGGTCGGGGTCTACCTGTTCACGCCGGTGATCCACGAGGCGGTCCGCCAGCTCGTGCCGTCGGCGCGCGGCGAGTACGAGATCACGGACGCTCTGCAGTGGCTGATCGATCAGGGGCGCGACGTGGCCTCGACCGTGATCACCGGATACTGGAAGGACACCGGGAACGTCGCGGACATGCTCGAGGTGAACCGCTCGGTGCTGGAGACCCTGACGCCGTCGACCGCGGGCGAGGTCGACGCGGAGTCGGAGCTCATCGGCCGGGTCGTGCTCTCGCCCGGCGCTTCGGTGGTCCGGTCGCGGATCGTCGGGCCGGCGATCATCGGCGCGGGGACGCGCATCGTGGACTCGTACGTGGGTCCGTTCACGTCGATCCAGCACGACTGCCGGATCGTCGACTCCGAGATCGAGTACTCGATCGTGCTGCACGACTCGTCGATCGAGGGTGTGCGGCGGATCGAGGCGTCGCTCATCGGCCACCACGTGGAGGTCACGCCGTCGCCGCGGATGCCGCGAGCGCACCGGTTCGTGCTCGGCGATCACAGCAAGGTGCAGATCAGCTCATGA
- the rfbB gene encoding dTDP-glucose 4,6-dehydratase, translating into MRVLVTGGAGFIGSHFVRTFAGDVTVLDKLTYAGNLANLAPVRDRISFVHGDICDAALVDSVMGGHDAVVHFAAESHVDRSIRGAADFVQTNVVGTQTLLDAALRHGVGTFVHVSTDEVYGSIDVGSWPETDPVRPTSPYAASKASSDLIALSYHRTHGLDVRVTRCANNYGPYQHPEKVIPLFVTTLLDGGQVPLYGDGLNVRDWLHVSDHCAGITAVLERGRPGEIYNVGGGFELTNRELTQRLLDACGRDWSSVRYVEDRKGHDRRYALDWSKIAGELGYAPAVSFDEGLASTVAWYRDNR; encoded by the coding sequence ATGAGGGTCCTGGTGACGGGTGGCGCGGGCTTCATCGGGTCGCACTTCGTGCGTACGTTCGCGGGCGACGTCACTGTGTTGGACAAGCTCACGTACGCGGGCAATCTGGCCAACCTCGCTCCCGTTCGTGACCGGATCTCCTTTGTCCATGGGGACATCTGCGATGCGGCGCTGGTCGACTCGGTGATGGGCGGGCACGACGCGGTCGTGCACTTCGCGGCCGAGTCGCACGTCGACCGGTCGATCCGCGGCGCGGCGGACTTCGTGCAGACGAACGTCGTGGGGACGCAGACGTTGCTCGACGCTGCCCTGCGGCACGGGGTGGGGACGTTCGTGCACGTGTCGACCGACGAGGTGTACGGGTCGATCGACGTCGGCTCCTGGCCGGAAACCGATCCGGTGCGGCCGACCTCGCCGTACGCCGCGTCGAAGGCGTCGAGCGACCTGATCGCGCTGTCGTACCACCGCACGCATGGGCTCGACGTGCGCGTGACGCGGTGCGCGAACAACTACGGGCCGTACCAACACCCGGAGAAGGTGATCCCGCTGTTCGTCACGACGCTGCTCGACGGCGGGCAGGTGCCTTTGTACGGCGACGGGCTGAACGTGCGCGACTGGCTGCACGTCTCCGACCACTGCGCGGGGATCACCGCGGTGCTGGAGCGGGGGCGGCCCGGTGAGATCTACAACGTCGGTGGGGGTTTCGAGCTCACCAACCGCGAGCTCACCCAGCGGTTGCTCGACGCGTGTGGGCGGGACTGGTCCAGCGTGCGGTACGTCGAGGACCGCAAGGGACATGATCGGCGGTACGCGCTCGACTGGTCGAAGATCGCTGGGGAACTGGGCTACGCGCCGGCGGTCTCGTTCGACGAGGGACTGGCCTCGACCGTGGCCTGGTACCGGGACAACAGGTAG
- the rfbD gene encoding dTDP-4-dehydrorhamnose reductase, which yields MTRWLVTGAGGLLGREVVARLGAVGLVRAELDVTSDSAVRSAFDAHRPDVVVNCAAWTNVDTAETHPAEASLVNAEGPRVLASASAEVGARLLHISTDYVFAGSADSPYSEADPTGPVNHYGRTKLAGEHAVLAHGGTVVRTAWLFSADGANFVTAMIQQEREREYLDVVADKRGQPTWTRDVVDHLSAAADYGPGVVHLTNAGDATRHEQAQEVFRLLGKDPERVRPISSSDTPDRAPRPTYTVLANHRLPPLPHWREALRAVVYSLGV from the coding sequence ATGACCCGGTGGCTCGTCACCGGCGCGGGTGGGTTGCTCGGCCGCGAGGTGGTCGCCCGGCTGGGCGCGGTCGGCCTGGTGCGGGCGGAGCTGGACGTCACGTCCGATTCGGCGGTGCGTTCCGCGTTCGACGCTCATCGGCCGGACGTCGTGGTGAACTGCGCGGCCTGGACGAACGTGGACACGGCCGAGACGCATCCGGCGGAGGCTTCGCTCGTCAACGCCGAGGGTCCGCGCGTGCTCGCCTCGGCCAGCGCTGAGGTTGGTGCGCGGTTGCTGCACATCTCCACCGACTACGTCTTCGCTGGATCCGCTGATTCGCCTTACTCTGAAGCGGATCCGACCGGTCCGGTGAACCATTACGGCCGTACCAAGCTCGCCGGCGAGCATGCCGTCCTCGCCCACGGCGGCACGGTCGTCCGTACCGCCTGGCTGTTCAGTGCGGACGGCGCGAACTTCGTCACCGCGATGATCCAGCAGGAACGCGAGCGCGAGTACCTCGACGTCGTCGCCGACAAGCGCGGCCAACCCACCTGGACCCGCGACGTCGTCGACCACCTCTCGGCCGCCGCCGACTACGGACCCGGCGTCGTGCACCTGACGAACGCGGGCGACGCCACGAGGCACGAGCAGGCCCAGGAGGTCTTCCGCCTGCTGGGCAAGGATCCCGAACGCGTCCGCCCGATCTCCTCGTCGGACACGCCCGACCGCGCGCCGCGCCCGACGTACACCGTCCTCGCCAACCACCGCCTCCCGCCGCTCCCGCACTGGCGCGAGGCGCTCCGAGCGGTGGTCTATTCACTCGGTGTATAG
- a CDS encoding PadR family transcriptional regulator codes for MSTGSPVGRTLLGLLEERPSYGYTLKQRYDELFAAHKPLAFGQVYATLGRLERDGFAEVVGVETGEGPERRRYAITKNGVTELELWIAAPEQPIAFGQSTLFVKTTLALLSGRPPHVVLDAQRAIHLARMRELTRARADADVVRRLALDYEIAHLDTDLRWIEETVQRLERGDLG; via the coding sequence ATGTCCACTGGCAGTCCGGTCGGGCGTACCTTGCTCGGCCTCCTCGAAGAGCGGCCGTCGTACGGCTACACGCTCAAGCAGCGCTACGACGAGCTGTTCGCCGCGCACAAGCCGCTGGCGTTCGGCCAGGTCTACGCGACGCTCGGGCGGCTCGAGCGTGACGGGTTCGCCGAGGTCGTCGGCGTCGAGACGGGGGAGGGGCCGGAGCGCCGCCGGTACGCGATCACCAAGAACGGTGTGACCGAGCTGGAGCTGTGGATCGCGGCACCTGAGCAGCCGATCGCGTTCGGGCAGAGCACGTTGTTCGTCAAGACGACGTTGGCGCTGCTCTCCGGGCGGCCGCCGCATGTCGTCCTCGACGCGCAGCGGGCGATTCACCTCGCGCGCATGCGGGAGCTGACCCGTGCCCGCGCGGACGCCGACGTGGTGAGGCGGCTCGCGCTGGACTACGAGATCGCCCATCTGGACACGGATCTGCGCTGGATAGAGGAGACGGTCCAGCGCCTCGAACGGGGGGACCTGGGATGA
- a CDS encoding ABC transporter ATP-binding protein, protein MTARLVGRELSLAFGATTALDDLSIDIQAGEIVAVMGPSGSGKSTLLHCLAGILRPDGGEVLFEDRSVTGLSEGARSALRLRSFGFVFQFSDLLPELTLRENVVLPLQLNRSPRDAMRKASGLLEALEIDDIAGRRPAEVSGGQVQRAAVARALVHEPSVVFADEPTGALDSVAGELVLTALIKLARSNGASVVLVTHDHRVAAHADREVILRDGRVAA, encoded by the coding sequence ATGACCGCACGACTCGTCGGCAGGGAGCTGAGCCTGGCGTTCGGCGCCACGACCGCGTTGGACGACCTGTCGATCGACATCCAGGCAGGGGAGATCGTCGCGGTCATGGGTCCGTCGGGCTCGGGGAAGTCGACGTTGCTGCACTGTCTCGCGGGGATCTTGCGTCCGGACGGAGGAGAGGTGCTGTTCGAGGACCGTTCCGTCACGGGACTGTCCGAGGGTGCGCGTAGCGCGCTTCGGCTGCGGTCGTTCGGATTCGTCTTCCAGTTCAGCGATCTCCTGCCTGAGCTGACGTTGCGCGAGAATGTCGTTCTCCCGCTGCAGCTCAACCGTTCTCCGCGGGATGCGATGCGGAAGGCGTCGGGTCTGCTCGAGGCGTTGGAGATCGACGACATCGCCGGCCGTCGTCCCGCCGAGGTGTCGGGCGGACAGGTCCAACGTGCCGCGGTGGCGCGTGCCCTCGTGCACGAACCGTCGGTCGTGTTCGCCGACGAACCCACCGGAGCGCTCGACTCGGTGGCGGGCGAGCTCGTCCTTACGGCGTTGATCAAACTCGCCCGGAGCAACGGCGCGAGCGTGGTGCTCGTTACCCACGACCATCGGGTGGCCGCGCACGCCGACCGCGAGGTCATCCTTCGTGACGGGAGGGTGGCGGCATGA